In Populus nigra chromosome 1, ddPopNigr1.1, whole genome shotgun sequence, one genomic interval encodes:
- the LOC133693185 gene encoding uncharacterized protein LOC133693185 isoform X2 yields the protein MRGFNGESRAANNTLETINAAATAIASAENRVPQATVQRRWGSCWSIYLCFGYQKHKKQIGHAVLFPEPSAPGNGAPASENPTQAPVVTLPFAAPPSSPASFFQSEPPSVTQSPAGLVSRTSISASMYSPSGPASIFAIGPYAHETQLVSPPVFSTFTTEPSTAPFTPPPESVHLTTPSSPEVPFAQFLDPSLRNGDTGLRFPFDFQSYQFHPGSPVGQLISPSSGISGSGTSSPFPDGEFAVGGAHFTEFRMGEPPKLLNLDKLSTCEWGSYQGSGALTPESVRRGSPNFLLHRQFSDVPPRPRSGSGHKNDQVVNHRVSFELAAEDASRCVEEKRAFSIKTVPEYVENGTQAKEEKNSGESIQSFECRVGVTSNDSPEMASTDGEMAPQHRKQQSITLGSVKEFNFDNADEGDSRKPSSSNWWANGSVIGKEGETTKNWSFFPMVQSGVS from the exons ATGAGAGGCTTCAATGGAGAGTCGAGAGCTGCAAACAATACTTTAGAGACCATAAACGCTGCTGCTACTGCGATCGCATCTGCTGAGAATCGTGTGCCTCAAGCTACGGTTCAg AGAAGATGGGGGAGCTGCTGGAgtatatatttgtgttttggatatcagaaacacaaaaaacaaattggtcATGCTGTCCTTTTTCCTGAACCATCAGCTCCTGGAAATGGTGCTCCTGCTTCTGAAAATCCAACCCAAGCACCAGTAGTCACACTTCCCTTCGCTGCACCTCCCTCCTCCCCTGCCTCTTTCTTTCAATCAGAACCTCCTTCTGTTACTCAATCACCAGCTGGTTTAGTGTCCCGCACCTCTATTTCTGCCAGCATGTACTCTCCCAGTGGACCTGCCTCTATTTTTGCCATTGGTCCTTATGCCCATGAAACCCAGTTAGTCTCACCACCTGTGTTCTCAACTTTTACCACTGAACCATCAACTGCTCCTTTCACCCCTCCTCCTGAGTCTGTCCACTTGACTACACCTTCCTCGCCTGAGGTTCCTTTTGCTCAATTCCTTGACCCTAGCCTCCGAAATGGTGATACAGGTCTGAGATTCCCATTTGATTTTCAGTCATATCAGTTTCATCCTGGAAGCCCGGTCGGCCAGCTCATTTCACCTAGCTCTGGCATTTCAGGTTCAGGCACATCATCTCCTTTCCCTGATGGTGAGTTTGCTGTTGGCGGTGCTCACTTTACTGAGTTTCGAATGGGCGAACCTCCAAAGCTCTTGAACCTTGATAAGCTCTCCACATGTGAATGGGGATCGTATCAAGGTTCAGGGGCTTTGACTCCAGAATCTGTGAGGCGCGGATCGCCCAACTTTCTCCTGCATCGTCAGTTTTCTGATGTTCCGCCGCGCCCTCGTTCAGGCAGTGGACACAAGAATGATCAAGTTGTTAATCATAGAGTCTCTTTTGAGTTAGCTGCTGAAGATGCCTCAAGATGTGTGGAAGAGAAGCGAGCATTTTCTATTAAAACTGTGCCAGAATACGTGGAAAATGGCACGCAAGCTAAAGAAGAGAAGAACTCTGGTGAGTCGATACAAAGCTTTGAGTGTCGTGTTGGTGTAACATCTAATGACTCGCCAGAGATGGCTTCAACAGATGGAGAGATGGCACCACAGCATCGAAAGCAACAGTCCATCACTCTTGGCTCTGTTAAAGAATTTAACTTTGACAATGCTGATGAAGGAGATTCACGCAAACCTAGTAGTTCAAACTGGTGGGCCAATGGAAGTGTTATAGGGAAGGAGGGTGAGACCACCAAGAACTGGTCGTTCTTCCCTATGGTGCAGTCAGGTGTTAGCTAG
- the LOC133694111 gene encoding BTB/POZ domain-containing protein At5g41330-like, translated as MATFTTTTVMSSQSNNLSLHKLKINPKTQSNIVTINVGGRIFQTTDQTLAQAGPKSLLSQLSELNQLVPHFIDRDPDLFSILLSLLRTRNLPSKAKSYDLKDLIEESKFYKIESLLINSLSNPSQFDPFNLQKTVILPLNSRDTASAITATPHGSLHVSHGSKITSFDWSLQNKSTALTQFTAIDSMLAISPNLVAVGATDFSGLQILDLEKKGLVLETLNWENVTKSGSTVQAIGSSNDLLFTSFESSRRNSNSILVYDLRTLSPVTEIGHYEIFGADLDSAIPATKLKWVESYNVVMASGSHSGPSGVLGNVKFWDIRSGCVVWEFKEKVDCFSDITVSDNLSSLFKVGVNSGEVFYADLRKLGSEGNDSWVCLGDERKVGNVRKEGVGCKIEAHGNQVFCSRGGDIELWSEVVMDSSKKREEGLPERVFRKNLMGRVKDMAGSRVTNLAFGGDRMFMTWKDQQSVEVWQSSVMGS; from the coding sequence ATGGCTACCTTCACAACCACAACTGTTATGTCCTCTCAAAGCAACAACCTTAGTCTCCACAAACTCAAGATTAACCCAAAAACACAATCAAACATAGTCACAATTAACGTTGGTGGGCGAATTTTTCAAACAACAGATCAAACCCTAGCTCAAGCAGGTCCGAAATCCCTCCTGTCCCAACTCTCCGAGCTGAATCAACTCGTTCCCCATTTCATCGACCGAGACCCTGATTTATTCTCTATTCTCTTATCCCTCTTGAGAACCAGAAATCTCCCCTCAAAGGCCAAGTCTTACGATCTcaaagacttgattgaagagTCAAAGTTTTACAAGATTGAGTCTTTATTGATCAATTCTCTCTCGAACCCGtctcaatttgatccttttaaCCTCCAAAAAACCGTAATTTTACCCTTGAACAGCCGGGACACGGCGTCAGCGATTACCGCTACACCGCATGGTTCCTTGCATGTGTCTCATGGTAGCAAGATCACATCTTTTGATTGGTCATTGCAGAACAAGTCAACAGCTTTAACCCAATTCACTGCAATTGATTCCATGTTAGCGATTTCCCCAAACTTGGTTGCTGTTGGGGCCACTGATTTCTCGGGGTTGCAAATTCTTGATCTAGAGAAAAAGGGATTAGTTTTAGAGACATTGAATTGGGAAAATGTGACTAAATCAGGGTCAACAGTACAAGCAATTGGGTCATCTAATGATTTGCTGTTTACGAGTTTCGAATCAAGTAGGCGGAACTCGAATTCAATATTGGTTTATGATTTAAGGACTTTATCGCCAGTTACTGAGATTGGtcattatgaaatatttggTGCTGATTTGGATTCTGCTATACCGGCCACGAAATTGAAGTGGGTAGAGAGTTATAATGTGGTAATGGCATCGGGGTCTCATAGTGGACCGTCGGGTGTGTTAGGGAATGTGAAGTTTTGGGATATAAGGAGTGGATGTGTGGTTTGGGAGTTCAAGGAAAAGGTTGATTGCTTTTCAGATATTACTGTTTCAGATAATTTGTCATCACTATTTAAAGTTGGGGTGAATTCTGGGGAGGTATTTTATGCAGATTTGAGGAAGCTAGGGAGTGAGGGTAATGATTCGTGGGTTTGTTTAGGTGATGAGAGGAAGGTGGGGAATGTGAGGAAAGAGGGGGTTGGGTGTAAGATTGAGGCTCATGGGAATCAAGTGTTCTGTAGTAGAGGTGGTGATATTGAGCTTTGGTCTGAGGTGGTGATGGATTcgtcaaagaagagagaagagggATTGCCGGAAAGGGTGTTTAGGAAGAATTTGATGGGTAGAGTGAAGGATATGGCAGGGTCAAGGGTAACTAATTTGGCTTTTGGAGGAGACAGAATGTTCATGACGTGGAAGGATCAGCAGTCTGTTGAGGTTTGGCAAAGTTCTGTAATGGGATCTTGA
- the LOC133693185 gene encoding uncharacterized protein LOC133693185 isoform X1, which translates to MRGFNGESRAANNTLETINAAATAIASAENRVPQATVQKRRWGSCWSIYLCFGYQKHKKQIGHAVLFPEPSAPGNGAPASENPTQAPVVTLPFAAPPSSPASFFQSEPPSVTQSPAGLVSRTSISASMYSPSGPASIFAIGPYAHETQLVSPPVFSTFTTEPSTAPFTPPPESVHLTTPSSPEVPFAQFLDPSLRNGDTGLRFPFDFQSYQFHPGSPVGQLISPSSGISGSGTSSPFPDGEFAVGGAHFTEFRMGEPPKLLNLDKLSTCEWGSYQGSGALTPESVRRGSPNFLLHRQFSDVPPRPRSGSGHKNDQVVNHRVSFELAAEDASRCVEEKRAFSIKTVPEYVENGTQAKEEKNSGESIQSFECRVGVTSNDSPEMASTDGEMAPQHRKQQSITLGSVKEFNFDNADEGDSRKPSSSNWWANGSVIGKEGETTKNWSFFPMVQSGVS; encoded by the exons ATGAGAGGCTTCAATGGAGAGTCGAGAGCTGCAAACAATACTTTAGAGACCATAAACGCTGCTGCTACTGCGATCGCATCTGCTGAGAATCGTGTGCCTCAAGCTACGGTTCAg AAGAGAAGATGGGGGAGCTGCTGGAgtatatatttgtgttttggatatcagaaacacaaaaaacaaattggtcATGCTGTCCTTTTTCCTGAACCATCAGCTCCTGGAAATGGTGCTCCTGCTTCTGAAAATCCAACCCAAGCACCAGTAGTCACACTTCCCTTCGCTGCACCTCCCTCCTCCCCTGCCTCTTTCTTTCAATCAGAACCTCCTTCTGTTACTCAATCACCAGCTGGTTTAGTGTCCCGCACCTCTATTTCTGCCAGCATGTACTCTCCCAGTGGACCTGCCTCTATTTTTGCCATTGGTCCTTATGCCCATGAAACCCAGTTAGTCTCACCACCTGTGTTCTCAACTTTTACCACTGAACCATCAACTGCTCCTTTCACCCCTCCTCCTGAGTCTGTCCACTTGACTACACCTTCCTCGCCTGAGGTTCCTTTTGCTCAATTCCTTGACCCTAGCCTCCGAAATGGTGATACAGGTCTGAGATTCCCATTTGATTTTCAGTCATATCAGTTTCATCCTGGAAGCCCGGTCGGCCAGCTCATTTCACCTAGCTCTGGCATTTCAGGTTCAGGCACATCATCTCCTTTCCCTGATGGTGAGTTTGCTGTTGGCGGTGCTCACTTTACTGAGTTTCGAATGGGCGAACCTCCAAAGCTCTTGAACCTTGATAAGCTCTCCACATGTGAATGGGGATCGTATCAAGGTTCAGGGGCTTTGACTCCAGAATCTGTGAGGCGCGGATCGCCCAACTTTCTCCTGCATCGTCAGTTTTCTGATGTTCCGCCGCGCCCTCGTTCAGGCAGTGGACACAAGAATGATCAAGTTGTTAATCATAGAGTCTCTTTTGAGTTAGCTGCTGAAGATGCCTCAAGATGTGTGGAAGAGAAGCGAGCATTTTCTATTAAAACTGTGCCAGAATACGTGGAAAATGGCACGCAAGCTAAAGAAGAGAAGAACTCTGGTGAGTCGATACAAAGCTTTGAGTGTCGTGTTGGTGTAACATCTAATGACTCGCCAGAGATGGCTTCAACAGATGGAGAGATGGCACCACAGCATCGAAAGCAACAGTCCATCACTCTTGGCTCTGTTAAAGAATTTAACTTTGACAATGCTGATGAAGGAGATTCACGCAAACCTAGTAGTTCAAACTGGTGGGCCAATGGAAGTGTTATAGGGAAGGAGGGTGAGACCACCAAGAACTGGTCGTTCTTCCCTATGGTGCAGTCAGGTGTTAGCTAG
- the LOC133677841 gene encoding puromycin-sensitive aminopeptidase-like codes for MARLILPCKSSCLAKTSLLGLISSAPLRATGRPSCFQSSVRNISKYRGFLSSEVAFRRKYRFSYPALYRDKQDRRRLICAVATEPLPKQVEESKMDAPKEIFLKDYKLPDYYFDSVDLTFLLGDEKTIVSSKITVLPRVEGSSSPLVLDGADLKLLSVKVNGEELKNGDYHLESRHLTILSPPSGKFTLEIITEIYPQKNTSLEGLYKSSGNFCTQCEAEGFRKITYYQDRPDIMAKYTVRIEADKSLYPVLLSNGNLLEQGDLEGGKHYVLWEDPFKKPCYLFALVAGQLESRDDMFVTRSGRNVSLRIWTPAQDVPKTAHSMYSLKAAMKWDEDVFGLEYDLDLFNIVAVPDFNMGAMENKSLNIFNSKLVLASPETASDADYAAILGVIGHEYFHNWTGNRVTCRDWFQLSLKEGLTVFRDQEFSSDMGSRTVKRISDVSRLRISQFPQDAGPMAHPVRPHSYIKMDNFYTVTVYEKGAEVVRMYKTLLGSQGFRRGMDLYFKRHDGQAVTCEDFFAAMRDANDADFANFLQWYSQSGTPLVKVTSSYDAEAHTFTLKFSQEVPPTPGQPVKEPMFIPVVLGLLDTSGKDMPLSSVYHDGALKSIASDSQPAYSTILRVTKKEEEFVFSDILERPVPSLLRGFSAPIRLESDLSDSDLFFLLAHDSDEFNRWEAGQVLARKLMLSLVADFQQGKPLVLNPKFVQGLRSILSDSNLDKEFIAKAITLPGEGEIMDMMEVADPDAVHAVRSFIRKQLASELKAEFLRTVENNRSSEEYVFNHPNMARRALKNIALAYLASLEDQELTELALHEYKTATNMTDQFAALAAIAQNPGKTCDEALADFYTKWQDEFLVVNKWFALQAMSDVPGNVENVRNLLNHPAFDLRNPNKVYSLIGGFCSSLVNFHAKDGSGYKFLGEIVVQLDKINPQVASRMVSAFSRWKRYDETRQNLAKAQLEMIVSANGLSENVFEIASKSLAA; via the exons CTTCGAGCTACCGGTAGACCTAGTTGCTTTCAGAGTTCAGTAAGAAATATCTCGAAATACAGAGGATTCCTCAGTTCAGAG GTTGCCTTTCGAAGGAAGTACCGGTTTTCGTACCCAGCATTATAT AGAGATAAGCAAGACAGAAGGAGGCTAATTTGTGCAGTCGCCACAGAGCCATTACCCAAGCaagttgaagaatccaaaatggACGCACCAAAAGAAATCTTTCTCAAGGATTACAAGTTGCCTGACTACTACTTTGATTCA GTGGATTTGACATTTTTGCTGGGTGATGAGAAAACAATTGTTAGTTCGAAAATAACTGTTTTACCCAGAGTTGAAG GTTCTTCTTCTCCGCTAGTTTTGGATGGAGCAGACCTGAAGCTGCTTTCAGTTAAAGTCAATGGTGAGGAACTGAAG aaTGGAGATTATCATTTGGAATCACGCCATTTAACAATCCTATCACCACCTTCTGGTAAATTTACGTTGGAAATTATTACTGAGATATATCCCCAGAAGAACACATCATTGGAG GGACTTTACAAGTCATCTGGGAATTTCTGCACTCAATGTGAAGCAGAGGGTTTCCGCAAAATTACATATTATCAG GATCGCCCTGATATAATGGCAAAATACACTGTCCGGATTGAAGCTGATAAATCTTTGTACCCAGTATTGCTATCTAATGGAAATCTCTTGGAACAAGGAGACCTTGAG GGTGGTAAGCATTATGTTCTATGGGAGGATCCCTTCAAGAAACCTTGCTATTTGTTTGCATTGGTTGCTGGACAGCTGGAGAGCAGAGATGACATGTTTGTTACCCGTTCTGGTCGAAATGTGTCACTAAGAATTTGGACCCCTGCACAAGATGTACCCAAGACAGCACATTCCATGTATTCACTTAAAGCAGCAATGAAATGGGATGAGGAT GTTTTTGGTCTTGAATATGACCTAGATCTCTTTAACATTGTTGCTGTCCCTGATTTTAACAT GGGAGCCATGGAGAACAAAAGTTTGAAT ATTTTCAATTCCAAGCTTGTTTTGGCATCCCCAGAAACTGCTTCAGATGCAGATTATGCTGCTATTCTTGGGGTTATCGGCCATGAG TATTTCCACAACTGGACAGGCAACAG GGTGACTTGTCGTGACTGGTTCCAGCTCAGTTTAAAGGAAGGTCTAACTGTATTTCGTGATCAG GAGTTTTCATCTGATATGGGAAGCCGCACTGTGAAGAGGATCTCTGATGTTTCAAGGCTTCGAATTTCTCAGTTCCCACAG GATGCCGGTCCTATGGCTCATCCAGTGCGACCACATTCATATATCAAG ATGGACAACTTCTACACAG TGACG GTGTATGAAAAG GGAGCGGAAGTTGTCAGGATGTACAAAACCTTATTAGGGAGTCAAGGTTTCAGAAGG GGCATGgatctttattttaaaagacaTGATGGTCAAGCTGTGACATGTGAAGATTTTTTTGCTGCCATGCGAGATGCAAATGATGCAGATTTTGCTAATTTCTTACAATG gTACTCCCAAAGTGGTACACCTCTGGTGAAAGTTACTTCATCTTATGATGCTGAAGCTCATACTTTCACCTTGAAGTTCAG TCAAGAAGTACCACCAACACCAGGGCAACCAGTTAAAGAACCCATGTTCATTCCTGTGGTGTTAGGGCTGCTCGACACAAGTGGCAAGGACATGCCACTCTCGTCTGTGTATCATGATGGAGCATTGAAGTCTATTGCAAGTGACAGTCAACCAGCCTATAGTACAATTCTTAGAGTAACCAAG AAAGAGGAGGAATTTGTTTTCTCTGATATACTTGAGCGGCCAGTACCTTCTCTATTGCGGGGTTTCAGTGCTCCAATCCGTCTTGAATCTGATCTCTCTGACAGTGATCTGTTTTTCCTCCTTGCTCATGATTCAGACGAATTCAACCG atgGGAGGCTGGACAAGTCTTGGCTAGAAAACTGATGCTCAGTTTAGTCGCTGATTTTCAACAAGGGAAACCATTGGTTCTGAACCCAAAGTTTGTGCAAGGGCTAAGAAGCATACTTAGTGACTCGAACTTGGATAAG GAATTTATTGCAAAGGCAATAACACTACCAGGTGAAGGAGAAATAATGGACATGATGGAAGTTGCAGATCCTGATGCTGTTCATGCTGTTCGATCTTTCATCAGGAAGCAGCTTGCATCTGAACTGAAAGCAGAGTTTTTACGCACA GTCGAAAACAATAGGAGCTCAGAAGAGTATGTGTTTAACCATCCTAACATGGCTAGGCGTGCTCTAAAGAATATTGCCCTTG CATATCTTGCATCACTTGAAGACCAGGAGTTAACTGAGCTTGCATTGCATGAGTACAAAACTGCCACAAATATGACCGATCAATTTGCAGCTTTGGCAGCCATAGCCCAAAATCCTGGGAAAACTTGTGATGAAGCACTTGCTGACTTCTACACCAAGTGGCAGGATGAATTTTTG GTTGTGAATAAATGGTTTGCCCTTCAAGCCATGTCTGATGTTCCTGGTAATGTTGAGAATGTTCGGAACCTCTTGAATCATCCAGCATTTGATCTGCGCAATCCAAACAAG GTATACTCACTCATTGGAGGATTCTGCAGCTCTCTCGTGAATTTCCATGCAAAGGACGGGTCAGGCTACAAGTTCTTGGGGGAGATTGTGGTGCAACTGGACAAAATTAATCCTCAG GTGGCATCCCGCATGGTATCAGCCTTCTCAAGATGGAAACGCTATGATGAAACCCGGCAAAACCTTGCCAAG GCACAGCTGGAGATGATCGTGTCTGCCAATGGACTGTCAGAGAACGTATTTGAGATCGCCTCGAAAAGTTTAGCTGCTTAA
- the LOC133693185 gene encoding uncharacterized protein LOC133693185 isoform X3, with protein MRGFNGESRAANNTLETINAAATAIASAENRVPQATVQKRRWGSCWSIYLCFGYQKHKKQIGHAVLFPEPSAPGNGAPASENPTQAPVVTLPFAAPPSSPASFFQSEPPSVTQSPAGLVSRTSISASMYSPSGPASIFAIGPYAHETQLVSPPVFSTFTTEPSTAPFTPPPESVHLTTPSSPEVPFAQFLDPSLRNGDTGSGTSSPFPDGEFAVGGAHFTEFRMGEPPKLLNLDKLSTCEWGSYQGSGALTPESVRRGSPNFLLHRQFSDVPPRPRSGSGHKNDQVVNHRVSFELAAEDASRCVEEKRAFSIKTVPEYVENGTQAKEEKNSGESIQSFECRVGVTSNDSPEMASTDGEMAPQHRKQQSITLGSVKEFNFDNADEGDSRKPSSSNWWANGSVIGKEGETTKNWSFFPMVQSGVS; from the exons ATGAGAGGCTTCAATGGAGAGTCGAGAGCTGCAAACAATACTTTAGAGACCATAAACGCTGCTGCTACTGCGATCGCATCTGCTGAGAATCGTGTGCCTCAAGCTACGGTTCAg AAGAGAAGATGGGGGAGCTGCTGGAgtatatatttgtgttttggatatcagaaacacaaaaaacaaattggtcATGCTGTCCTTTTTCCTGAACCATCAGCTCCTGGAAATGGTGCTCCTGCTTCTGAAAATCCAACCCAAGCACCAGTAGTCACACTTCCCTTCGCTGCACCTCCCTCCTCCCCTGCCTCTTTCTTTCAATCAGAACCTCCTTCTGTTACTCAATCACCAGCTGGTTTAGTGTCCCGCACCTCTATTTCTGCCAGCATGTACTCTCCCAGTGGACCTGCCTCTATTTTTGCCATTGGTCCTTATGCCCATGAAACCCAGTTAGTCTCACCACCTGTGTTCTCAACTTTTACCACTGAACCATCAACTGCTCCTTTCACCCCTCCTCCTGAGTCTGTCCACTTGACTACACCTTCCTCGCCTGAGGTTCCTTTTGCTCAATTCCTTGACCCTAGCCTCCGAAATGGTGATACAG GTTCAGGCACATCATCTCCTTTCCCTGATGGTGAGTTTGCTGTTGGCGGTGCTCACTTTACTGAGTTTCGAATGGGCGAACCTCCAAAGCTCTTGAACCTTGATAAGCTCTCCACATGTGAATGGGGATCGTATCAAGGTTCAGGGGCTTTGACTCCAGAATCTGTGAGGCGCGGATCGCCCAACTTTCTCCTGCATCGTCAGTTTTCTGATGTTCCGCCGCGCCCTCGTTCAGGCAGTGGACACAAGAATGATCAAGTTGTTAATCATAGAGTCTCTTTTGAGTTAGCTGCTGAAGATGCCTCAAGATGTGTGGAAGAGAAGCGAGCATTTTCTATTAAAACTGTGCCAGAATACGTGGAAAATGGCACGCAAGCTAAAGAAGAGAAGAACTCTGGTGAGTCGATACAAAGCTTTGAGTGTCGTGTTGGTGTAACATCTAATGACTCGCCAGAGATGGCTTCAACAGATGGAGAGATGGCACCACAGCATCGAAAGCAACAGTCCATCACTCTTGGCTCTGTTAAAGAATTTAACTTTGACAATGCTGATGAAGGAGATTCACGCAAACCTAGTAGTTCAAACTGGTGGGCCAATGGAAGTGTTATAGGGAAGGAGGGTGAGACCACCAAGAACTGGTCGTTCTTCCCTATGGTGCAGTCAGGTGTTAGCTAG
- the LOC133696835 gene encoding osmotin-like protein OSM34 — MSHLTKFLTSSLLFSLLFISTNAATFEIRNNCPYTVWAAASPGGGRRLDRGQTWNLNVPAGTSMARIWGRTNCNFDGSGQGRCQTGDCTGGLECKGWGVPPNTLAEYALNQFGNLDFYDISLVDGFNIPIEFSPTSSGGSGKCQALLCTADINGQCPNELRATGGCNNPCTVFKTNEYCCTNGQGSCGPTKFSRFFKDRCPTSYSYPQDDPSSTFTCPGGTNYRVVFCP; from the coding sequence ATGAGCCACTTAACCAAATTTCTCACCTCCTCGCTCCTCTTTAGCCTTCTCTTCATCTCTACTAATGCAGCCACCTTTGAAATCCGAAACAATTGCCCTTACACTGTGTGGGCCGCAGCCTCACCTGGCGGTGGGCGCCGTCTAGACCGTGGCCAAACTTGGAATCTTAATGTGCCTGCTGGCACGTCCATGGCTCGTATTTGGGGCAGGACAAATTGTAACTTTGATGGTAGTGGTCAGGGTCGTTGCCAAACTGGGGATTGCACCGGTGGCCTAGAGTGCAAGGGCTGGGGTGTCCCTCCCAACACTCTAGCTGAATATGCTCTAAATCAGTTTGGTAACTtggatttttatgatatatCCCTTGTTGATGGATTTAATATCCCTATTGAATTTAGTCCAACATCAAGCGGTGGCTCAGGGAAGTGTCAAGCACTTCTCTGCACAGCAGATATTAATGGGCAATGTCCTAATGAATTGAGGGCAACTGGTGGGTGTAATAACCCATGCACTGTGTTCAAAACTAACGAATATTGCTGCACTAATGGGCAGGGGAGCTGTGGCCCTACCAAATTTTCAAGGTTTTTCAAGGATAGGTGCCCTACTTCTTATAGCTATCCCCAGGATGACCCTTCAAGCACATTTACATGCCCTGGCGGGACCAACTATAGGGTTGTCTTTTGCCCTTAG